The Desulfobulbaceae bacterium genomic interval GTCCATGGTTCTGTAAGGTCCTCTGCCCGGCAGGAACCTTGGAAGCGGGTCTGCCGATGCTTTATCTGCAGCCAAGTCTGCGATCAGCAATCGGGACACTTTTTTATTCGAAGCTTGCTATTTTGATTGCCTTTATTGGGTGGAGTATCTTGTCCAGCCGTCCATTTTGCAGGACCACTTGTCCTTTGGGGGCTTTCTATGCCCTGTTCAGTCGTGTCCGGCTGATTAAATTACGTTTGAATGAGGCCCGTTGCACTCAGTGCAAGGTGTGTCACCAAGTCTGCCCGATGGGGGTCCATTTCAATGAGTCGCCGGATGATACCGAGTGTATTTCCTGCCTGGCATGCAGCAAGGCTTGTCCCTTTCAGGCTATTCATCTTGAGGTCGGCGGACTGACTTTCGACGCAGCGCCTGAGCAGCAGGGTGTTAAGGCAGCTCACCCCCTGGGGTGAAATTTTTTATGGGCTTTCTTTAGGCGGCTGCCATCGACGTGGGTGTAGATCTGGGTGGTGGCGATGTCGGCGTGGCCAAGCATCATTTGGACGGTGCGGAGGTCAGCCCCGTTTTCGACGAGATGGGTGGCGAAGGAGTGGCGGAGGGTGTGTGGGCTGATCTTTTTCAAGATTCCTTGACGGAGACACACTTTCTGGATGATTTGCCAGAATCGGAGTCTGGTCATCGCTGTCCCGCGGCGGGTGACAAAGAGAAAGCGACTGGACCGGACCTTCAGGATGAGTGGGCGGCTGCTTAAGAGATAGTGAGAGATCCGCTCCCTCGTCTCGTCACCAAAAGGGACCAGGCGTTCTTTGCTTCCTTTGCCGAGAATCCGGAGATATCCAGAGGCTAAATTGAGTCCGGCTATCGGCATGCCTACCAGTTCCGAGACCCGTAGTCCTGTGCCGTAGAGAAGGTGGAGCATGGCGGCGTTGCGGATTGATAGAGGGTCTTGCTGGTCTGCTGCCGCTAGGAGGAGATCTACTTCGCTTAAATTTAACGATTTGGGCAGCGATTGTTTGATCTTGGGCAGATCGATTCCCACTGTGGGGTCATGCAGAATCAGGTCTTGGGAGAGCAGGAATTGAAAAAAACAGCGAATGGCAGAGAGGCGACGGGCATTGCTGCGGGCGGAGCGGCCTGCCTGATGGGAGGAGTGCAGGAAATCGCGAAGGTGAGCGGAAGAGACCTGCTCAAGCGAAGTTATTGTGGCGGAGGTCAGGTGCTTGAAAAAAAAGGTCATGTCTGCCTGGTAGGCAGCTATGGTGTTGGGCGCTAACTGCCGTTCCGCCGCCAGGAAGAGGAGGAACCGGTCGAGACAGAGGATGAGCGGGGTAGGGGGGTACCCCATGGGTGTTGTCAATTGTTAAGAGACAGGGCTTGGCAGGGTTGCAGATGATGCGCTTGGGTGACTGCTCAAGTTGTCGGTTTACGGTTGATAGTTGACGGTGATTGGGTTCTGCCAATGGGTGAGGACACACTGACATTGAGTA includes:
- the xerD gene encoding site-specific tyrosine recombinase XerD; the encoded protein is MGYPPTPLILCLDRFLLFLAAERQLAPNTIAAYQADMTFFFKHLTSATITSLEQVSSAHLRDFLHSSHQAGRSARSNARRLSAIRCFFQFLLSQDLILHDPTVGIDLPKIKQSLPKSLNLSEVDLLLAAADQQDPLSIRNAAMLHLLYGTGLRVSELVGMPIAGLNLASGYLRILGKGSKERLVPFGDETRERISHYLLSSRPLILKVRSSRFLFVTRRGTAMTRLRFWQIIQKVCLRQGILKKISPHTLRHSFATHLVENGADLRTVQMMLGHADIATTQIYTHVDGSRLKKAHKKFHPRG
- a CDS encoding 4Fe-4S binding protein, producing MDAIRKWVQAIAFLLTNGSWTFPYTKIIYQGPLKVICSPGLNCYSCPAASTACPLGALQQMLAGIRMALDNGQYFVGLYVVGTMGIIGGFCGRMVCGWLCPFGLFQELLYKIPSPKFGVPRALRFVKFAILLLMVVVMPLSLVNDLGIGSPWFCKVLCPAGTLEAGLPMLYLQPSLRSAIGTLFYSKLAILIAFIGWSILSSRPFCRTTCPLGAFYALFSRVRLIKLRLNEARCTQCKVCHQVCPMGVHFNESPDDTECISCLACSKACPFQAIHLEVGGLTFDAAPEQQGVKAAHPLG